The Dethiosulfovibrio peptidovorans DSM 11002 genome has a window encoding:
- the hflC gene encoding protease modulator HflC — translation MTKQLKTVSIVGVILFLILVLYGSFYVVRQDEQVVILRLGEIVSTRREPGIAFKVPVFDTVVKYTKRLIEYDAHPVSVVMADKKNLIFDSIAVFQITDPATFRKRVRTISAVQQRLDDSVYAAVRAVAGQVTFDEILYLKREEAEAQALKIAAEESEKYGVTIRTVEFKRLFLPQENEEAVYRSMEAERNRMSAQLRSEGKAEAMKLRSAADRNRVEVLASAMKEAEQIKGEGDMKAQKLLSEANRAVKGLYPFMKRLEFYREVLPGKNVIVESEEGIFEGMDRP, via the coding sequence ATGACTAAACAGCTCAAAACAGTCTCTATTGTTGGGGTGATACTATTTCTTATACTGGTCCTTTACGGGTCCTTTTATGTGGTCCGTCAGGACGAGCAGGTCGTGATACTCAGACTGGGAGAGATCGTCTCGACCAGGCGAGAGCCCGGAATAGCCTTCAAGGTCCCTGTCTTCGACACGGTGGTAAAGTATACTAAAAGGCTTATAGAGTACGACGCCCATCCAGTTTCGGTGGTGATGGCCGATAAAAAAAATCTCATATTCGATTCCATCGCGGTCTTCCAGATAACCGATCCGGCTACCTTCAGAAAGAGGGTCCGAACCATATCCGCCGTCCAACAGAGGCTGGACGATTCTGTATATGCTGCCGTCAGAGCTGTCGCAGGGCAGGTTACCTTCGACGAGATCCTCTACCTCAAGAGGGAGGAAGCGGAGGCTCAGGCTCTCAAGATCGCGGCGGAGGAGAGCGAGAAATACGGTGTCACCATAAGGACCGTGGAGTTCAAGAGACTATTTCTCCCGCAGGAAAACGAGGAGGCTGTCTATCGCTCGATGGAGGCGGAGAGAAACAGAATGTCCGCTCAGTTGAGGTCGGAGGGAAAGGCCGAGGCCATGAAGCTGCGCTCAGCAGCGGACAGAAACAGGGTGGAGGTATTGGCCTCTGCCATGAAAGAGGCCGAGCAGATCAAGGGAGAGGGCGACATGAAGGCTCAGAAGCTGTTAAGCGAAGCCAATCGTGCCGTCAAGGGTCTTTATCCCTTCATGAAAAGGTTGGAGTTTTATAGAGAGGTCCTGCCGGGCAAAAACGTCATCGTCGAGAGCGAAGAGGGCATCTTCGAGGGCATGGACCGCCCCTGA
- the hflK gene encoding FtsH protease activity modulator HflK, with protein sequence MDFRLILSLAVLAALLLFLKFVKDKSASGEDISRHLAFLNRLRSWGKKVVLSVLLALIVLVGALDGIYIVPSGSEGVLFRLGEVKYVADQGPHVKIPFIDVVEIVNTENIRRFEYGYRTVSVGPPARYRDVPDESKMLTRDNKIIEIDWVLQFQISDPVDYVTHIPENQGMRERMIRDIAESFMREVIGARILDDVLTKEKQAIQTEVRKGLQDKMNALSTGIFVSSISLQDVIPPQAVQKAFNAVNSARAEKERMILEAERYAKEIASEMAGDVERILNEANAYAFRRVALAEGDVARLSALNEAYRVDPDLVKLNLWMETMTDVWKEINPLFLRSSEALKFLPLDRFIESSEKDAKGD encoded by the coding sequence ATGGATTTTAGATTGATTTTATCGCTGGCGGTCTTGGCCGCGTTGTTGCTGTTCCTTAAGTTCGTAAAGGATAAATCCGCATCTGGGGAGGATATCTCCCGGCATCTTGCCTTTCTTAATCGGCTGCGGTCATGGGGAAAGAAGGTCGTTTTGTCGGTTTTACTTGCCTTGATAGTCCTAGTTGGAGCTCTGGACGGGATATACATCGTACCGTCCGGTTCTGAGGGGGTGCTTTTCCGTCTGGGAGAGGTCAAGTATGTCGCGGATCAGGGGCCTCATGTGAAGATCCCTTTCATCGACGTAGTGGAGATAGTCAACACCGAAAACATCCGTCGTTTTGAGTACGGATACAGAACTGTAAGTGTAGGTCCTCCCGCCAGGTATAGAGACGTTCCCGACGAATCGAAGATGTTGACCAGGGACAACAAGATCATAGAGATCGACTGGGTCCTTCAGTTTCAGATATCCGATCCGGTCGACTACGTAACCCATATCCCCGAGAACCAAGGCATGAGAGAGAGGATGATCAGGGATATAGCCGAATCCTTCATGAGGGAGGTCATAGGGGCTAGGATCCTGGACGACGTTCTTACGAAGGAAAAGCAGGCAATCCAGACCGAGGTCAGAAAAGGCCTCCAGGACAAGATGAACGCTCTCTCCACAGGAATTTTCGTTTCTTCCATTTCACTGCAGGACGTTATTCCCCCTCAAGCGGTGCAAAAAGCCTTCAACGCGGTAAACTCGGCCAGAGCGGAGAAGGAAAGAATGATACTGGAGGCCGAGCGTTACGCAAAGGAAATAGCCTCGGAGATGGCAGGAGACGTCGAGAGGATCCTTAACGAGGCCAACGCCTACGCCTTTCGAAGGGTGGCTCTAGCGGAGGGAGACGTCGCTAGACTGAGTGCTTTGAACGAAGCCTACAGGGTCGATCCCGATCTGGTAAAGCTGAACCTCTGGATGGAGACTATGACCGACGTGTGGAAGGAAATCAACCCCCTGTTTCTTCGGTCCTCCGAGGCCCTGAAATTTCTGCCTTTGGATCGGTTCATCGAGTCTTCCGAAAAAGACGCCAAGGGCGATTGA
- a CDS encoding GGDEF domain-containing response regulator, whose protein sequence is MGLLGLNEDASDVVRILIANDSRLEKRILFDGIGRFFPDRSRIILESCSRGDDALDYIFKESPDMVFLDWVLPGIEGPEICRSVREKEGGDDSGYCYIVMTTSMDDRSSIAHGLSSGADDFITKPFHSEDIEARITVGLRLVEAYRKVLRQKEAIDRMSRTDELTGIFNRRYVLSYLEKSLDRAQRENRPLSICLCDVDFFKHINDNYGHQAGDFVLRKLGYFMETFLEKQGVAGRYGGDEFLFVLPEADEAEAKEIVCSLYERILSAHFVFNGKELPISLSCGLSFVLSPMEHGMWNSSNLIKMADDALYEAKRRGKNRICFYRDEGMEEFFSERSYQDLA, encoded by the coding sequence ATGGGGTTGTTAGGTCTTAACGAAGATGCTAGCGATGTAGTCAGAATCCTGATAGCCAACGATTCCAGACTTGAAAAACGCATCCTCTTCGACGGAATAGGTCGCTTTTTTCCCGATAGATCTCGTATCATCTTAGAAAGCTGCTCCAGAGGCGACGATGCTTTGGACTACATCTTTAAAGAAAGCCCCGATATGGTCTTTCTAGACTGGGTTTTGCCGGGGATCGAAGGGCCCGAGATATGTCGTTCCGTAAGGGAAAAGGAGGGAGGCGACGATTCCGGTTACTGTTACATAGTGATGACCACCTCGATGGACGATAGAAGCTCCATCGCTCACGGTCTTTCATCCGGTGCGGACGATTTCATCACTAAACCTTTCCATTCCGAGGACATAGAAGCGAGGATTACCGTAGGACTTCGTCTCGTGGAAGCCTATCGAAAAGTCTTGAGACAGAAGGAAGCCATAGATAGGATGTCCAGGACGGATGAGTTGACAGGTATCTTCAACAGACGTTATGTTTTATCATATTTAGAGAAGAGCCTTGACAGGGCTCAGAGAGAAAACCGCCCTCTTTCTATCTGCCTGTGCGACGTGGATTTTTTCAAACACATCAACGATAACTATGGGCATCAGGCAGGGGATTTCGTGCTGAGGAAACTGGGGTACTTTATGGAGACTTTCTTGGAAAAGCAAGGCGTAGCCGGCAGATATGGTGGCGACGAGTTTTTATTCGTTTTGCCCGAAGCGGATGAAGCGGAGGCCAAGGAGATAGTGTGCTCTCTGTATGAAAGGATACTCTCTGCACATTTCGTCTTCAACGGCAAGGAACTTCCGATTTCCCTCTCCTGTGGGCTTTCCTTCGTTCTCTCTCCTATGGAACACGGGATGTGGAATTCCTCCAACTTGATAAAGATGGCGGACGACGCTCTTTACGAGGCAAAACGCAGGGGTAAAAACAGGATCTGCTTCTATCGCGACGAAGGAATGGAGGAATTTTTCTCCGAACGAAGCTATCAGGATCTTGCCTGA
- a CDS encoding PDZ domain-containing protein, translating to MATAEGGVLSGISFSTINGTVVAEEVDPLRVAEDGGIVDGDRIISVDGQDVSLAEDLDSYVEERLADGRSIILEVEGSGNRRLAWVRLPKISKADARFLDVYMQIRGHWNDMLSVWDSACSLYYDVRSGAEDKALFRSSVLKETGELQRLRTVLIETKVPSLPGPFWAELSRAKEFMEWTAFAMDEAIQNMASEVENRNSVRRRMDSVKWGRSAAERHLSLAFRESGMVMERSFL from the coding sequence GTGGCGACAGCTGAGGGAGGGGTCCTGTCTGGGATCTCGTTTTCTACAATCAACGGAACCGTGGTGGCCGAGGAGGTAGACCCCCTACGTGTCGCCGAGGATGGCGGTATCGTCGATGGAGATCGGATCATCTCCGTCGATGGACAAGACGTCTCGCTGGCGGAAGATCTGGATTCGTACGTGGAAGAAAGACTGGCCGATGGACGTTCGATTATACTGGAGGTGGAGGGATCGGGAAACAGAAGGTTGGCTTGGGTTCGTCTACCCAAGATCTCCAAGGCCGACGCCCGGTTTTTGGATGTCTATATGCAGATCAGAGGACACTGGAACGATATGCTCTCCGTCTGGGATTCTGCTTGCTCCCTCTACTACGACGTCAGGTCTGGAGCTGAGGACAAGGCTCTTTTCAGGTCCTCGGTGTTGAAAGAGACAGGAGAACTTCAACGTTTGAGGACCGTTTTAATAGAGACAAAGGTCCCCTCCCTTCCCGGTCCTTTCTGGGCTGAGCTTTCAAGGGCCAAGGAATTTATGGAATGGACCGCCTTTGCCATGGACGAGGCCATTCAGAACATGGCTTCGGAGGTGGAGAATAGGAATTCTGTTAGACGTCGGATGGATTCGGTCAAGTGGGGCCGTTCCGCCGCGGAGAGACATCTTTCTCTCGCATTTAGGGAATCTGGAATGGTAATGGAAAGGAGCTTTTTATGA